Within Macaca nemestrina isolate mMacNem1 chromosome X, mMacNem.hap1, whole genome shotgun sequence, the genomic segment CTGTCCCCAGCACTACCCGGACAGGGACAGCTTCCACCTGCAAGGGTGATCTTCATCTCCTCCTGGGTCTTGTTCTGGGCCCTGGAAACTGGCGATTCTCCAATTCTTGAGAAATGTTTTCCCGCCCTCCTCCTTTCTGCAGTATTGCCCCTTGAGGATGGGGTGGGGATTTGGAGCCATGCCAAAAACGTCCAACGGGCACCGCAATCTCTTGCTGCGGATGAAACCAGCTGATGGTCTTCTCGTGGCTGCTGGCTGttgaacatactttttttttttataattactttttaaaaattgacacataatgattgtacatatttatggggtacacagGGATGGTTCAATACCTACAAGGTTCAGTGATCCtgtcagggtaattagcatatccaccatgtcaaatatgtatcatttctttcttttgggaaCATACGACATCCTCCTtccagctatttgaaactatagaTTACTGTTGGCTACAGTCATCCTACAGGGCTATAGAATATGACAACATATTCCTCTtgtctagctgtaattttgtatcctttaacaaatctctccctatctTCTCCTTCCCCCACCTTTCCTAGTCTCTAGTACATTctattctactttttacttctatttttttttttttttttttgagacagagtctcgttctgctgcccaggctggagtgcagcggcatgatctcggctcactgcagcctcaacctcccaggttcaagcgatcctcccacctcagccttgcgagtagctgggaccaccggcAAGTAccacacactcagctaatttttgtatttttttgtagagacagggttttgctatgttgctcaggctggtctcaaactcctgatctcaagcaatcatcctgcctcagcctcccaaagtacagggattacaggagtgagccactatgcctggccttacTTTTTACTTCTGTGAGATTAAATGTTTTTAGCTTCCacagatgagtgagaacatgtggtgtttaactctctgtttctggcttatttcacctatcATAATGTCCTctatttccatccatgttgccgcaaatgatgaatttccttcttttttatggctgaatagtattccatggtatatctATACacagcattttctttatccattcatcctttgaCAAACAATTGGGTTGAATCTGTATCTTGCCTGTTGTGAATAAACTGCAAAAACATGGACGGGGGGGCAGATGTCCCTtcatatactaatttcctttcctttagatAAATGCCCAGTAGTGTGATGGccggatcatgtggtagttctatttgtagttttctgaggaaccttcATACTCTTGTCCATCCTGGCTGTGCTTATTTTTAATCCCCATCTACAGTGGAGAAGAGTTTcgctttctccacatcttcaccagcattggttattttttgtctttttgataatagacaCCACCTAACTGGGGTGAAATGAATGTGCTTTTGTGTCTTTGCTCATCTCCTTGGACATCACGGCAGGATAATCCTCAATTCTGTCATCATGAAGCCCCAGTCCCTCCTCAGAAGCCCCAATCCCTCCACGGGAAAGGCTCTCCTTGGTTTGGCTTGACTGGCTCTGATTGAAATGTGGCTCACGGACGGACAAACATGAAGCTACATATCTATTCTTTAAGTTGCCACCTCATCGACAATTACGAATCCCTAGCAAAAGTAGAAGTGACTTATGTCAAGAAAAATCCACGGCAACAATTCCATTGAGATTAATATGAATTGAGCATGATGGGCACTGTTTTAGAGAAAGCAAAGTGCTAAGTGCTCTCACTCTGGAAATGGTCCTGTTTTTGCAGAGACTGGCATGGCTACAACTTGGGCTGGAGCTGGGACTGGAGCGTCCTGACTGTTTTCACTTTTGGAGTCTCTGGAAAACCACTGTTTGCCCTGGGAAGCTTGTTTTCAGGGGCTGTGACAATCCATGGAAATCCCTCAAGGGGCTGAGGGGTAGAGAATACACACGTGCTTCTGAAAGAGGGTGGCTGCCCTTACGAATGAGGCCGTGCCCACCGTGGTTCAGAATAAACTTTTAAGAATGCTTgtaatggccaggtgtggtagctcacccctgtaatcccagaactttgggaggctgaggcaggtggatcacttgaagccaggagttcaagaacagcctggccaacatggtgaaacctggtctttactaaaaatacaaaaactagctggatgtggtggcccatgcttATCCATctactaaggaagctgaggcagaagaattgcttggactcgggaggtggaggttgcagtgagctgctgagatcgcgccattgcacttcagcctgggcgatggagtgagactccgtctcaaaacaaacaaaaagaaaaaagaaaaaaagaagaatgcttTTAAGATCATTTGCAAAAACACAGTCCTTTAAAATGATCCTTATTCAGAGAAACCTCAGGCCACAGTTTGCAAAACCACTAACGTACAAGATTCAGTGACAGAATAAGATTAAAATTACATAACCGGAAATCAGAAAGATGGTTTGACAACCGTTTTCTGAGGACTCAATAGAGTcttgtgaagaaaataaatcttggaacCCCAATATCACTAACCAGGGAAAAGTCCAGCGGGGAGCTGCTTagggcctctgcctcccattcctttcagtcacccctctgctcacagagatgaatgcatatctgattgcctcctttggaaaggccaatcagaaactaaaaaaaaaaaaaaaaagtaaccatttGCCTCTATcttatgacctggaagccccctccccactttgagttgtcccacctttccggactgaaccaatgtacttcttaaaCATATCTCATGACTCTCTAAAaggtataaaagcaagctgtgccCCGagcaccttgggcacatgtcgtcaggacctcctgaggctgtgtcacgggtgtgtccttaaccttggcaaaatacacTTCCTAAATCTTTTTTTACGAAGCAttcaataatatttcttttttaggcGAGGAGTTTGAGCATTCAATTGTTTTCAACACACATCAACAGGGGATCAGAGTTCCCCTTTATTGGCATTAAGGTGCTGTAATGCACATAAAAGCAAGAGCCTTGAATGCCACAGCATTCTCGGATACTCTTTGGTTTAGTCTAAACTTGGTTGCCTACtaaacatttaatgtaaatgCGATTTTTCCTTAGACATCCTGATACGAGCACGGCTCAGCACGATTGCAGCCGTTTTGCACATCATGTAAGAGCTCAACCGATGGAATTCTTCACATTCCAGCAGGAACAAGCAGAGGCccttgactttactcacatgaaGGACGTCCTGCGGCCAGACCCAGGCTATGGCGTGCTCAGGGCACACCGCAAGGAATGAAAAACCAGAAAAGCGAATTTTACACCTCCTCAGCCTTCACCATCTGAACCTAAACATCTTTTCAACGTGTTTGGGTCAATGTGAAATCACCACTCCGACATTATTAATGCATAAAGTTGCCAGAGCATCATTTACGCCATAGTACAGTGAAGCGTGTGGTGTCTCCCGCAGCAATGTGTGCAAAACGCAAAGGTCACTGGTTTATAAGCAACAAGAAACAGCTCTCCCGGAGCTATCTGAAATCCACAGACAAGAATCGCTTTCCTTCAGCCCAGTCCCCAGACCCTTCCCTAAGTATGATCTCAAAATAATTCCGTTGAGAAACTTGTTAGGATGAGTGGTaaagatttaaaacaataatttttttttttttttttttaatttgagacagtgtctactctgtcacccaggctggagtgaaccGGTGAgattatagctcactacagcctcaacctccaaggctcaagtgttcctcctgcctcagccccccaagtagctgggactacaggtgcacacatccacgcccagctaattgttttactttttttgtagagatgaggtctcagtgTGTTGCcagctggtctcatactcctgggctcaagcagtcctcccacctcagccttccaaagtgttaggattacaggtgtgagtcaccatgcctggccccaagaaATCTTTAAACACAAGATATTATTCCAAAGTATTCGCCTAGAAATTGGAGCTGGAGAAATGACGGCCTCCATTATTTGTTTTGCAAGGtgtattttcatctttctttgaTGGGGACAAAGTGCTGCAGACTCAGCCTCAATAGACACCACTGTGCAGGTCAACATTCATTTGAACACTGAACCCCAGCAGGACTCCATCTTCATTTGAACCACTGTTCAAGTCAGGGGTTCGGCTGAAACCGCTCAGGATGCACGGCCAGGCAGTTGGGTTGAAGGGGCACTGATGGAAGCCTCACTTTTTGAACCTGAACGAGCTCTGGCTCCCCCAGGATCTGTAAACTGCATGAGAGTGAGCATCTGTCTCCATGTGGCATCAGTTTTTTGAAGCTGCTACATAAGAAATggccacaaactgggtggtttataCCAAGGCAGACTGACCATCTGATAGTTCTGGGGGCCAGAAGTCCAGTGGattaaaatcaaggtgtcggcagggttggttccttcttgGAGACCTggaggagaatccatttcctgcCTTCTCTGGCTTCTGGAAGCCACCATATTCCCTGGCTCGTGGCCtcctcttccatcttcaaagccagcagcccAGCCTCTTCCAGTCCCCTCTCTCTCTGGCCTCTGCTTCCAGCTTCACATTCCTTCTCTGACCTTCACACGTCTGCCTTCTTCTTTGAAGGGAGGTTTGTGATGACTAAGAGCCCACTCCCATAATCCAAGACCATACCTCCCCATCGCAAGGTCCCTCTTTAATCACAACTGCAAACTCCCTTTTGCCACACAAGGTGACATTCACAGATCCTGGGGACTGGGGCATAGACATCTTTCTGCAGGTGAGCTTGATTCGGCGTGCCATAATGCAAATAAATGCAGGAGCCTTGAATGCCACAGCAAACTAAAGACCAGCCTTTCCCCTccatctcccctccccagagAGCCAGGGAAGCCGGCTCTCCCCGCTCTCACTGCTTGCCAGTGTCTGACTCTCCATCACACCTGTGAGGAATGCAGGTACTTACATCTTCTGAACGGCGTCCTTCaggtagggacagggtctcatccACCATCTGGGTCGGCTTCGGAAGTCCCTGAGCAGGCTGGTTAGAACCCAGTGGCGAATTTGCACACAGCACGCCGGCACTGGGTGTTGAATTTGCACACGGCTCTCCaacaccagacactgaatctgtacACAGCGCCCCCACATCACTGAGGCAAAGCtgcacaaaaatagacacatggagCGAGTCTTCCCAATGTCTCCTCAATTCACCCGCTGtcctggggggtggggtggggccctGTGTAGCCAGGGCTCCCAGCTCCCATCCCAATCACTAAATAATTGtcctaaatgttttctttctcagaacCATTTGACACTAAGCCTTAAAGTTCCCTCCTATGCACTCCGGTACTTAGTAATCCAGTACTCAGCAAAGCGCCCAGCAGGAAACATGTGGCAAACATGTTTGTGAAGTGAATACACATAAACGCCCACTTGCTGGTGTCACTCGCTGAGAGGTATTTTCAGCAGTCCTTAAAAAGCAGTCCCTAGCTCCACCCAAATAACAAAGCATACTAAAAATTACAATAGGATGCTTTTCCATTTCCCAGGCAACGCATGTGCCGACAGCAGACTCTGTTGTATTAGCAAATactctagttaaaaaaaaaaaaaaaaaaaaaaaaggccgggatgggtggttcacgcctgtaatcccagcactttgggaggctgaggcgggtggatcacttgaggtcagggcttcaagaccagcctggctgacatggcaaaaccccgtctccactaaaagtacaaaaattagccgggcgtggtggcgggcacctgtaatcccagctactccggaggctgaggcaggagaatcgcttgaacccgggaggcgaaggttgcagtgaactgagatcacgtcactgcactcctgcctgggtaacagagcaagactctgtctcaaaaaacaaacaaacaaaactctagTTTTCTttatcgcttgaacccgggaggcgaaggttgcagtgaactgagatcacgtcactgcactcctgcctgggtaacagagcaagactctgtctcaaaaaacaaacaaacaaaactctagTTTTCTTTAcgctagtaaaaaaaaaaaaaaaaaatactctggtACTCTAGTACAAATGcattagtaaaatttaaaaaaaaaaaaaagctcaagtttttttttactttagtgaAAAAAGCCATTAGGAATAAAAAGTTTCCTGAGTCCTAATTGCAAAAGGTCTTCTGCGAGGCAGATGCAGTCCACATTCAACACACTGCAGATACTCCACGATTTAGCACATCTAGGGGCTATCATTATATTTTCTGAAATCAAATTGGTGTCAATCAAAAATTTACAAAATCCTCTTCAGACACGTCCTCCAATTGCTATCTCAAATGATGCTTTCAAGTGGAAAGCGTTGGCCCAAATGACATCGTAATCAGTCATTGTGAACCACCTGTCCATGAGGGTCTCTTACTCTGATGAGGATGGCTAATTTCAATAACCTATTTCTGCACCAGGCCTATAAATCAAAACAAGATATCTACTCATTAGGCATTCTCTATTTTGagctaaaacataaaaatttttttaaaaggtacttGCTTCTCAGTATTCTTTTACATGAAATACAGTGCTTAGACAAAAAAGGGGCATTTCAAAAAAAACCACACCGGACCTTGGTGACAAGGATGTTCTCCTTGTCCTCAGCTATGGGTTTTAAGGGAATTCTCCACTTACTGTGTGACCAGGAGATGCGTGTGCTTCCCCCGCTTGGGCACTTTTATAAAGGGGCAACACGTTGTTCTGGTAGATCGTCCACCAGAGATGAAGGAACACCGCCTGGTGCTGGCTACTGGACGCTGAGCCCTGCTCCAACACTGAGCCACTCTGTGGATTGTACTTGTAGTTCCAAGGTTTCGTGGACCCCAAAAAATGTACGACCTTTGCACTGGAACCAaatctgagaagaaaacagaagggaTTCTGATTTCCACTCTAATGTGATAAAAGACACCCAGAAAGCATCTAACTACCGTGGGGCTCCTCAAAGACAGCCTCTGAAGGACTTGCCCCAATGGGTTTCCattattgattattattattgatgATACTACTACTATCAGCATAGTAATCAAtatataatgaataataataCACTACTACTTCCAATGTAGTAATCAATATATGATCAATAATAATAGACTACTACTATCAACATAGTCATCAatatataatcaataataatacACTACTACTATCAATGCATGTAATCAATATGATCATGATCATATGATTACAATATGATCATGATCATATGATTACAATGCATGTAATCAATATATGATCAATAACAATATATTCTTACTATCAATGTAGTAATCATGTAATCaataataatgttattattatcAACATATAATAGTACTCAatatataatcaataataattacCACTATCAATGTAGTAATCAATATATAGTCAATAATATACTACTATTAGCATAGTAATCAATATATAATCAATAGCAACATCTACTACTATCAATTCAGTAATTAATATGTGATcaataacaaaatactatcaCGATAGTAATCAatatataatcaataataatataGTAGTACTATCAATGCAGTAATCAATATATGAGCAATAATAGCATACCACTACTATCAAGATAGTAATCAATATATCATCAATAATACTACTCCACTACTATCAGCATAGTAGTAGTAGTTTCATTTGCAGTTATTTTGCATAaagatatacttttaaaatcacagtttttgcagttattttattttctatatatcaaGAAACATAATCGTAATCCATTGAGATTTTTTcccaaaacaggaaaaataaatcagttttttaaaaacgcGAAGTACAGCAGCCCAAATCATCGTATCCTTAAAATGACAGGGGCAAAAAAAATAGCTGTTACAGTGGATAATGCAAGCAGCAAggcaatttgctttttttctcttttacaggATTTAAAATTTTCCCcttgccaactttttttttttttttttttttttttttttgttgagacagagtctcgctctgccgcccaggctggagtgcagtggccggatctcagctcactgcaagctccgcctcccgggttcacgccattctcctgcctcagcctcccgagtagctgggactataggcgcccgccacctcgcccggctagttttttttttgtatttttaaagtagagacggggtttcaccatgtcagccaggatggtctcgatctcctgacctcgtgatccgcccgtctcggcctcccaaagtgctgggattacaggcttgagccaccgcgcccggcctcccttgCCAACTTTTTTGTTGTTCATCATCACCATCCTCCAGGAgcctttttaaacattttttttcttggatcaCCTCCTCATGAAATATGAATACAAAAGTCACATGACATATCTATGTTCTGTACATTACATCTGTGATCATACATTAAAATGTAACAAGATTTCACTCCCAAGAATCAATTTCTCTTCCTTAGGGACACCATGTCCTGTGTAGAGAATGCAGACTCTACAATTATTGATTCCCAATGTGATTCTCAGattctctattttcatttatagCCACATCTTCTGGAGCAGTGAATTTCACAGTTTCTGGTCCCCTCACCCTTGAACCTCTTAGGAACTCAAAGAGCTTTGTCCATgtggattctttctttttttttctcctgagctgaggcttgctctgtcactcaggctggagtgcagtggcatgatctcggctcactgcaaactccagtttccaggctcaagtgagcctccctccgcagcctcccgagtagcagagaCTAGCGGTGTGCgacaccacgttcagctaatgtcttgttttattttttcgtagagacagggtttcgtcatgttgcacaggctggtctcaaactcctgagctcaagtcatctgcctgcctcggcctcccaaagggctgaaatgacaggcgtgagccactgtccccagtcATGTCCCTGTGGATTCTCTTTCTCCATATTTACAATAATCGagattaaaactgagaaattagAAAGCATATTTATCaatccctttaaaaaaatcaaaccattATGCAGTAACATAAATTTCatgatttttcattaaaaaaatctctatattaaaaaaaatcattgtgagAAGAGTGCCATCTATTTTCCCAAGAGGCGACAGCTGGTTCCTCCTAGCTCCATCTGTGTTCAGGGTATTACCTCATTGCATGCCATGTAGTGTCTGTAAAATCTCAGCATAGATGCATGAGAAAATGgcagcaaaaagggaaaaaaatcacatcttcaaattctttttttaaagtagttatgACTTTGAAGACACTTGAAAGAGTTGTGGGGTCAGGGTTCCTCGGGCTACACTTTGGGAATCACTGTCGTAGAGCCTTGACTACCTATCATTTACAGCAATCAGCAAGCAGGAGACGAGATACGGGTGTgcgtgtttctgtgtgtgtgtatacatatataacgaTGTACAGAGATAGATAGATCTATGTATTAATATACAGAGAGATGTCTAGATCTAGATAGATGGATAGACGCCTAGATAGAGGTCTAgatctagatagatagatctaTATAGAGAGAGATCTAGATCTAGAtacatatagagagatatatagatCCATGTATATACATAGATACCTAGCTAGATCTagatagatatacagatatagatatatagatctacgtatatagatagatatctgGATCTAGAtcgatagatatagatagataccTATATGGATGAAGATCTAAATCTAGATAGATATCTAGATACACAGATATCTAGTTCTAGATAGATAGAAATAGGTATCTATATAGTGATGTAGATCTAGATAGATATCTagatctagatagatagatagatgatagatagatagatagatagatagatagatagatagatagatagatgtttATAGATAGATATTCAGATCTGGATAGATACATATGATcgatgatagattagatagatagatagatagatagatagatagatagatagatatctagGTCTATATAGATAAATATCTACATAGATATACAGATTAGATAGAtcaatatatatagatagatatctaGATCTAGATATAggtacatatatagatatagatagatagatctatatatacagatacatatcCAGATCTAGATAgatatggatagatagatagatagatagatagatagatagatagatagataatagatagatgcCTATATAGATAACTATATAGACAGATACATATCTATATAGACATAGACATCTAGATAGATAGACACATAGACATAGGTATCTATCTATACAGATAAATAGATATTTAGATCTAcctagagatagatagatagatagatagatagatagatagatagatagatagatagatggatggatggatggatggatggatggatggatagatggatggatggatggatggatggatggatggatggatggatggatggatagatagatagatagatagatagatagatagatagatagatagatagatagatgagttTTTAAATACGCCAACAGCTGGTATATCTTCCAGGAGGGAAGGTGGATTGGTATCGGCAGATCTGGCAGGATTCGCCAGGGTGGAGAACTTACTGCTTGAAGGCAGGGCTGTAAGTGTACATCGTGTTACTACTCAAGTTATAGATGAACGGCAGGTGCTTGTGGATGTCTGCTGTTGACCAGTTCCTGAAGAAACTATTCAGTAAGCCTTGGTCCGCCCCTACATAATGAGCAAACATAAAAGCAGGTTAGCAAAGTATGGCTTGGTCCACTCCAAGAATGCCAGATGTGCCTGAAGCTCTCAACGTAAACACTTGCCTTCGGGGTTACTAATTCCATTTCTTCCGTCTGTCAACTGAACACATTCTCTTGGTTCTCAGAAAGGACTGATAACCCAAGCCATTGATAAAAATAAGTGCATATTCCCTCCAAAATTCTCCACCAGGAGCCCCCAGAATGAATGCTAAAATTGCATATGGAGTCCAAAGCACTCCACTGGTCCCCTAATGAATTCTCCCTGGTAGTGACAATGCTTTTCCCACTATTTTTGCCGGTTTTATTAACTCTTCCCCTTTACCTAGAGGCAATTCTTCACTGGTccagtattttcttttactttacaaAACTTCCAGCACATTTCCTCTCTACTGACGCCCATTTGAACAAACACCTGCTTCGGGTTGCCTCATTTTAATTCTCCCTATATTCTACCAGGGCTCAGCCAACTACACTCTGTgcatgtttttgtaaataaagttttattggaacacagccatgctcttttctttttctttgagacagggtctcactctgtcaccctgactggagtgcagtggtgcaatcacagctcactgcagccttgaactcttgagctcaggtgctgctcccaactcggcctcccagggagtggggactacaggtgctagCATCacatccagcttatttttgtattttttgtagagatgccatgttgcctaggctggtcttgaactcctggtctcaagccaccttgaactcctggactcaagcaatctgtccgccctggcctcccaaagtgctgggattacaggcatgagccaccacggccagcccaTGTTCAATGCCAAGTACAGTCATGCAACACATAAAAGTGCTTCGGTCAAAGACAGACCATACATATGACGGTGGTCCCACAAgatttttatactgtattttcactGGACCTTTGtgatgtttagatatgtttagaacCACAGATACTTCCCATTAGGTTACAATTGCCTACAACATTCAGTGCAGTCACATGCTTATATGGGTTTGTAGCTTAGGAGGAACAGGCTCTACCCTCCAGCCTAGGTATACAGTAGGCTATATCATCCAGGCGTGTGTAGATACAATCTaggatgttcacacaatgacaaaatcacctaacaacacgTTTCTCAGAACGCACCCCTGTCGTTAAATGAGGCGTGACTGTATGGTCCACGGCTGACTTCAGGTCACATCTGCAGAGCTGAGTGTGTGCAACAGAGACCATAAGGCGTGCAACTCTGAAAATAGTTACTATCCGGCCCTTTAGAGAAGGATTTGCTCACCTATTTTATATGACTGGATTGTCGAACCGTTCTTTCTACTCAGCAAGGATATTTCCAATGGTTCTCTCAACTGCATATTTCCTTATGAGCGTCCTGATCTCTTCCTACACCCCTGACTGGCCATATTCTTCaattcccacctcagtcttcaaGTGGCCATTCCCAGATATGGGGAAATGGGGTGAGGCTGTGATGCGGGTCTAGGCAGCAGTCCCATTCTCTTCCCCAAGCATCCAGGCTGCCCTGACTTACCGTCAAAGCTGCCGTGTTCCATGGCGTGCTGCAGCAGGAGTTTATGCGTGTGGAGAGAAGGCTGGAAGACAAACACCCCGCTATTGAAGCAATCCGGCCATCCGGGGTCTGGGGCCGCAGAAAACTCTCCCCTGTCGAACAGCTCATCGACATTGGACAGCACCTGGTGAAGCAAAACACGCAGAACCTGCCGCAACGCTTCTTTTACCAATGCTtctgcttttgagacagagtcttgctctgttgcccaggctggagtgcagtggtacagtctcagctcactgtggcctccgcctcccaggttcaagcgattcccccacctcagcctcctgagtagctgggattacaggcacctactaccatgcctggctaatttttgtaattttagtaaaaacggggtttcaccactttggccaggctggtctcgaactcctggcctcaagtgatccacccatctcaacctcccaaagtgctgagattacaggcgtgagtcactgtgcccagccgcaaGTTTTTTCCC encodes:
- the LOC105478068 gene encoding glycogenin-2 isoform X1, which produces MSVTDQAFVTLATNDIYCQGALVLGQSLRRHRLTRKLVVLITPQVSSLLRVILSKVFDEVIEVNLIDSADYIHLAFLKRPELGLTLTKLHCWTLTHYSKCVFLDADTLVLSNVDELFDRGEFSAAPDPGWPDCFNSGVFVFQPSLHTHKLLLQHAMEHGSFDGADQGLLNSFFRNWSTADIHKHLPFIYNLSSNTMYTYSPAFKQFGSSAKVVHFLGSTKPWNYKYNPQSGSVLEQGSASSSQHQAVFLHLWWTIYQNNVLPLYKSAQAGEAHASPGHTLCLSDVGALCTDSVSGVGEPCANSTPSAGVLCANSPLGSNQPAQGLPKPTQMVDETLSLPEGRRSEDMIDCPEIETPAVITCDPLSQPSPQLADFTETETTLQPANKVESLPSEETFEPSQELPAETIRDPSLQDALEVDLAVSVSQISIEEKVKELSPEEERRKWEEGRIDYMGKDAFARIQEKLDRFLQ
- the LOC105478068 gene encoding glycogenin-2 isoform X2, with the protein product MSVTDQAFVTLATNDIYCQGALVLGQSLRRHRLTRKLVVLITPQVSSLLRVILSKVFDEVIEVNLIDSADYIHLAFLKRPELGLTLTKLHCWTLTHYSKCVFLDADTLVLSNVDELFDRGEFSAAPDPGWPDCFNSGVFVFQPSLHTHKLLLQHAMEHGSFDGADQGLLNSFFRNWSTADIHKHLPFIYNLSSNTMYTYSPAFKQFGSSAKVVHFLGSTKPWNYKYNPQSGSVLEQGSASSSQHQAVFLHLWWTIYQNNVLPLYKSAQAGEAHASPGHTLCLSDVGALCTDSVSGVGEPCANSTPSAGVLCANSPLGSNQPAQGLPKPTQMVDETLSLPEGRRSEDMIDCPEIETPAVITCDPLSQPSPQLADFTETETTLPANKVESLPSEETFEPSQELPAETIRDPSLQDALEVDLAVSVSQISIEEKVKELSPEEERRKWEEGRIDYMGKDAFARIQEKLDRFLQ
- the LOC105478068 gene encoding glycogenin-2 isoform X3 produces the protein MSVTDQAFVTLATNDIYCQGALVLGQSLRRHRLTRKLVVLITPQVSSLLRVILSKVFDEVIEVNLIDSADYIHLAFLKRPELGLTLTKLHCWTLTHYSKCVFLDADTLVLSNVDELFDRGEFSAAPDPGWPDCFNSGVFVFQPSLHTHKLLLQHAMEHGSFDGADQGLLNSFFRNWSTADIHKHLPFIYNLSSNTMYTYSPAFKQFGSSAKVVHFLGSTKPWNYKYNPQSGSVLEQGSASSSQHQAVFLHLWWTIYQNNVLPLYKSAQAGEAHASPGHTLCLSDVGALCTDSVSGVGEPCANSTPSAGVLCANSPLGSNQPAQGLPKPTQMVDETLSLPEGRRSEDVDLAVSVSQISIEEKVKELSPEEERRKWEEGRIDYMGKDAFARIQEKLDRFLQ
- the LOC105478068 gene encoding glycogenin-2 isoform X4 codes for the protein MSVTDQAFVTLATNDIYCQGALVLGQSLRRHRLTRKLVVLITPQVSSLLRVILSKVFDEVIEVNLIDSADYIHLAFLKRPELGLTLTKLHCWTLTHYSKCVFLDADTLVLSNVDELFDRGEFSAAPDPGWPDCFNSGVFVFQPSLHTHKLLLQHAMEHGSFDGADQGLLNSFFRNWSTADIHKHLPFIYNLSSNTMYTYSPAFKQFGSSAKVVHFLGSTKPWNYKYNPQSGSVLEQGSASSSQHQAVFLHLWWTIYQNNVLPLYKSAQAGEAHASPGHTLCLSDVGALCTDSVSGVGEPCANSTPSAGVLCANSPLGSNQPAQGLPKPTQMVDETLSLPEGRRSEDMIDCPEIETPAVITCDPLSQPSPQLADFTETETTLELHKNL